A single region of the Sulfitobacter geojensis genome encodes:
- the tsaD gene encoding tRNA (adenosine(37)-N6)-threonylcarbamoyltransferase complex transferase subunit TsaD, whose amino-acid sequence MPSSLTVLGLESSCDDTAAAVVHLPADGRASVLSSVVDGQVDLHAAFGGVVPEIAARAHAEKLDYCVEQALTQANTTLSDIDMIAVTAGPGLIGGVVSGVMCAKGLSLASGKPLFGVNHLAGHALTPRLTDDVPYPYLMLLVSGGHCQFLMVLGPDDFKRLGGTIDDAPGEAFDKVARLIGLPQPGGPSIESCARSGDPKRFALPRPLLDRAGCDMSFSGLKTAVLRARDAVVLEKGGLTPQDQADLAASFQAAVVDVLAEKTRRAFALYPDAAPRTLCVAGGVAANQSIRTALETVAQDFTAGFVAPPLALCTDNAAMIAYAGGEQSRFRSPDDLTLSARPRWPLDISQPSMLGSGKKGAKA is encoded by the coding sequence ATGCCGTCCTCACTCACAGTCTTGGGACTCGAAAGCAGCTGCGACGATACCGCGGCCGCTGTCGTGCATCTGCCCGCTGACGGGCGCGCCTCTGTCCTGTCCTCGGTTGTGGACGGACAGGTTGATCTGCATGCCGCCTTTGGCGGTGTCGTGCCGGAAATCGCCGCCCGTGCCCATGCAGAAAAGCTTGATTACTGTGTTGAACAGGCTCTAACACAGGCAAATACGACCCTTTCCGACATTGACATGATCGCCGTAACCGCCGGTCCCGGTCTGATTGGCGGGGTTGTATCCGGCGTCATGTGTGCCAAAGGTCTGTCCTTGGCTTCGGGAAAGCCGCTGTTTGGCGTCAACCATCTTGCCGGTCACGCTTTAACGCCGCGCCTGACTGATGATGTGCCCTATCCATACCTGATGCTGCTGGTGTCCGGCGGGCATTGCCAGTTCTTGATGGTCCTTGGCCCTGATGACTTCAAACGTCTTGGCGGAACCATCGACGATGCGCCAGGCGAAGCTTTCGATAAGGTCGCCCGCCTGATCGGCCTGCCACAACCGGGGGGGCCGTCGATCGAAAGCTGTGCAAGATCTGGCGATCCCAAACGGTTTGCCCTGCCCCGCCCTCTTTTGGACCGCGCGGGGTGTGACATGTCTTTCTCCGGCCTGAAAACCGCCGTGTTGCGGGCCCGTGATGCCGTGGTTCTTGAAAAGGGCGGGCTGACCCCACAGGATCAGGCAGACCTCGCCGCCAGTTTTCAAGCGGCCGTTGTTGACGTTCTCGCGGAAAAGACCCGCCGTGCGTTTGCTCTTTATCCAGACGCGGCACCCCGTACCTTATGTGTCGCTGGCGGTGTTGCCGCAAACCAGTCCATTCGCACCGCGTTAGAGACTGTTGCGCAGGATTTCACCGCCGGTTTCGTCGCCCCTCCGCTTGCGCTTTGTACCGACAATGCCGCCATGATCGCTTATGCTGGCGGTGAACAATCTCGTTTCCGCTCGCCCGATGATCTTACCCTTTCCGCTCGTCCCCGCTGGCCCTTGGACATCTCGCAACCATCCATGTTGGGAAGCGGCAAAAAGGGTGCAAAAGCATGA